The Aureispira anguillae genome contains a region encoding:
- a CDS encoding flavin reductase family protein yields the protein MRSIIPGEIETKDLHQFILGAVAPRPIAFVSTIDDKGIANIAPYSFFNAFSSNPPVLVFSSNRRVADNTTKDTLHNVQLNQEVVVNVVNYDIVRQMALASISYPSDISEFAKSGLTPLASDEVKPFRIKESPAHFECKVSEIITLGEHGGAGHLIICNVLKMHVSEAVIDADTNRINPHKIDLVGRMGRSHYVRASGDNIFDLYQSVLKPALGFDELPPHILNSNVLTGNDIAQLAGLYEYPKDELIHELLMTEEIQEVLISSEAPDDTMLDGLHKLAKKALNEGNAERAFGLAMVFEAIG from the coding sequence ATGCGCAGCATTATTCCTGGTGAGATAGAAACAAAAGATTTGCATCAATTTATATTGGGGGCAGTAGCTCCTAGACCTATTGCTTTTGTGAGTACGATTGATGATAAGGGCATTGCAAACATTGCTCCTTATAGCTTTTTTAATGCTTTTAGCTCCAACCCACCTGTACTGGTTTTTTCATCTAATAGAAGGGTCGCAGATAATACAACCAAAGATACTTTACACAATGTTCAGTTGAATCAGGAAGTTGTTGTGAATGTAGTTAATTATGATATTGTGCGTCAGATGGCACTGGCTAGTATTTCTTATCCTTCAGATATTAGTGAGTTTGCAAAATCTGGTCTAACGCCCCTTGCTTCAGATGAAGTAAAGCCGTTTAGAATAAAAGAATCACCAGCGCATTTTGAGTGTAAAGTGAGTGAAATTATCACGCTAGGAGAACATGGAGGAGCAGGGCATCTAATCATCTGTAATGTCTTAAAAATGCATGTTAGCGAAGCCGTGATAGATGCAGATACCAATAGAATCAATCCTCATAAAATTGATTTAGTTGGAAGAATGGGACGTTCTCATTATGTGCGTGCTAGTGGAGACAACATCTTTGATCTCTATCAATCGGTTTTAAAACCAGCCTTAGGCTTTGATGAGCTGCCTCCTCATATCTTAAATAGCAATGTATTGACAGGAAATGATATTGCTCAGTTAGCAGGTTTGTATGAGTATCCTAAAGATGAGTTGATTCATGAATTGTTAATGACAGAAGAAATTCAAGAGGTATTAATCAGCTCAGAGGCTCCTGATGATACGATGTTAGATGGTTTGCACAAATTAGCAAAAAAGGCTTTGAATGAAGGGAATGCAGAGCGAGCATTTGGTTTAGCAATGGTTTTTGAAGCAATAGGTTAG
- a CDS encoding pyridoxal phosphate-dependent aminotransferase: MEHTENIQHLLPRHIRKLVESKEALTTGYPNKEGYLNAHSAVGLYGTIGTDDDYSQRPDSQALKLKEELAAYAMVDANQICIGNGSTELIDLVLRAFCVPNQDRILTFSPANNRIEHFAKMQALEVLSLNLGHDFELPIYEVRKALEEEPKMIVIENPNHITGSCVASFDLVDLATNFDGIVVIDESAIDYVSEQSLLTIIKDCSNVIIIQSFSRAWGLAALPVGIAYADPEIIKVLNAIKPAYSVNEMAQRMATKALYVADQKDRIVSRTIEERQQVKETLEKLPAIVNVYDSNTNTLLIEVEDATLMTEHLRKEEQIYVLNVSNYPGLENCIRITIGKGIDNLRLVKAFKDMPSKTSGSRFFWQTVSKTLRQASSFLGVFKKILGV, from the coding sequence ATGGAACATACAGAAAACATACAGCATTTACTGCCAAGGCATATTCGGAAATTGGTTGAGTCCAAAGAAGCGTTGACCACGGGTTATCCGAACAAAGAAGGTTATCTAAATGCCCACTCTGCTGTGGGGTTGTATGGGACTATCGGAACCGATGACGACTATAGCCAACGTCCCGATTCACAGGCATTGAAGCTAAAAGAAGAATTAGCTGCTTATGCAATGGTGGATGCCAACCAAATTTGTATAGGGAATGGCTCTACAGAATTGATCGATTTGGTACTGCGTGCTTTTTGTGTGCCCAACCAAGATCGAATTTTGACGTTTTCCCCTGCTAATAATCGCATTGAACATTTTGCTAAAATGCAAGCATTAGAGGTTCTATCATTAAATTTGGGGCATGATTTTGAGTTGCCTATTTATGAAGTCCGAAAGGCATTGGAAGAGGAGCCGAAGATGATTGTAATAGAAAATCCCAATCATATTACAGGTTCTTGTGTAGCCAGTTTTGATTTGGTTGATTTGGCAACCAACTTTGATGGTATTGTTGTTATTGATGAATCTGCCATTGATTATGTCTCAGAACAAAGTTTATTGACGATTATAAAGGATTGTTCAAATGTAATAATTATTCAGAGCTTTTCTAGAGCTTGGGGATTAGCTGCTTTGCCCGTAGGTATCGCTTATGCTGATCCTGAAATTATAAAGGTTCTAAATGCCATAAAACCAGCATACTCTGTCAATGAAATGGCACAGCGCATGGCGACCAAAGCATTGTATGTAGCAGATCAGAAAGACAGGATTGTTTCAAGAACAATTGAAGAACGTCAACAGGTAAAAGAAACATTAGAAAAGTTGCCTGCAATTGTCAACGTCTACGATAGCAACACCAATACGCTTTTGATAGAAGTAGAAGATGCTACTCTGATGACAGAGCACCTTCGAAAAGAAGAACAAATTTATGTGCTTAATGTATCGAATTATCCTGGTTTAGAGAATTGTATCAGAATTACAATTGGCAAAGGGATTGATAATCTAAGGCTGGTAAAGGCATTTAAAGATATGCCTTCCAAGACATCAGGAAGTCGATTTTTCTGGCAAACCGTTTCTAAAACATTGCGCCAAGCTAGTTCTTTTTTAGGCGTATTCAAGAAAATACTAGGCGTCTAA
- a CDS encoding ArsA family ATPase: MRIILFTGKGGVGKTTTAAATALQCAKKGLKTLVVSTDPAHSLSDALNVELKPEPTLIAENLWGQEFDVYYSMKKNWESMRNLMLSIFKWRGVDNVVAEELSVLPGMEEASAFLWIEKYYSEQFYDVLIIDSAPTGETLTLLTLPQVMQSWLTKAFPGQKMVIKAVGKLLKKTKGIPLEEGYEELQNLFGKLEVVQKIMLNPEVCSIRIVANPERMVIQEAKRAYTYLNLYGYNVDGIIVNRILPDLAGGVGSVFEQYVKSQGKYIEDIEESFQPLPIFKVQHQGQEVFGLALLEKIATAIYQELNPADIFHKESPFKVQEYPDYYKISMYLPFIGQAEFGLEKYGDELLISVGGRKKSVLLPRFANFLKLDGHAFDNSWLHIRLKKS, from the coding sequence ATGCGTATAATTTTATTTACAGGCAAAGGGGGCGTTGGTAAAACTACAACTGCGGCGGCTACTGCTCTTCAGTGTGCCAAAAAAGGATTAAAAACGTTGGTGGTATCTACTGATCCAGCCCATAGTTTGTCTGATGCTCTAAATGTAGAGTTAAAGCCAGAGCCTACTCTTATTGCAGAGAACCTTTGGGGGCAAGAATTTGATGTATACTATTCTATGAAGAAAAACTGGGAGAGTATGCGCAATTTGATGTTGTCGATTTTTAAATGGAGAGGTGTGGATAACGTGGTTGCAGAGGAATTGTCTGTATTGCCAGGCATGGAAGAAGCTTCGGCTTTTTTATGGATAGAAAAATACTATAGCGAACAGTTTTATGATGTGCTGATTATTGACAGTGCCCCAACTGGTGAGACGTTGACCTTATTGACTTTGCCACAAGTTATGCAATCTTGGCTAACCAAAGCGTTTCCTGGGCAAAAGATGGTCATTAAAGCGGTTGGAAAATTGCTGAAAAAAACAAAAGGAATTCCTTTGGAAGAGGGCTATGAAGAGCTACAAAACTTGTTTGGAAAGTTGGAAGTTGTTCAAAAAATTATGTTGAACCCTGAAGTATGCTCGATTCGTATTGTCGCTAATCCTGAACGTATGGTGATTCAAGAAGCTAAACGGGCTTATACCTATCTCAATTTGTATGGGTATAATGTGGATGGTATCATTGTTAATCGCATTTTACCAGATTTAGCAGGAGGTGTAGGGAGTGTGTTTGAACAATATGTGAAATCTCAGGGAAAATACATAGAAGATATAGAAGAGAGCTTCCAGCCTTTACCTATTTTTAAGGTACAACATCAAGGGCAAGAGGTGTTTGGTTTAGCGTTGTTAGAAAAAATCGCAACCGCTATTTATCAGGAACTCAACCCTGCGGATATATTCCACAAAGAAAGCCCTTTTAAGGTGCAAGAATATCCAGATTATTATAAAATTTCCATGTATCTACCATTTATTGGGCAAGCTGAATTTGGTCTGGAAAAATATGGCGATGAGTTATTGATTAGCGTAGGAGGGCGCAAAAAGAGTGTTTTATTACCTCGATTTGCTAACTTTTTGAAACTAGATGGGCATGCCTTTGATAATTCTTGGTTGCACATTCGATTAAAAAAGAGTTAA
- a CDS encoding GNAT family N-acetyltransferase: MKWTWTNKPFKDLSGEEIYEIGHLRQQVFVVEQNCPYLDFDNKDQFCWHVMARNEKQELVAYTRLVPKGGSYENDVAIGRVVTSPIARGKGLGRLLMEQSIAYCQELWEGQNIRISAQDYLLKFYSELGFVDTGKKYLEDNIPHTEMYLVDK, translated from the coding sequence ATGAAATGGACTTGGACAAATAAACCATTTAAAGACTTGTCAGGAGAAGAAATCTATGAAATAGGACATCTTAGGCAGCAAGTTTTTGTAGTAGAACAAAATTGCCCTTATCTGGACTTCGATAATAAAGATCAGTTTTGTTGGCATGTGATGGCTCGGAATGAAAAGCAGGAATTGGTGGCTTATACTCGGTTGGTACCTAAAGGAGGATCGTATGAAAATGATGTTGCAATTGGACGTGTCGTAACTAGTCCCATAGCGAGGGGCAAAGGATTGGGACGCTTATTAATGGAACAATCAATTGCCTATTGCCAAGAATTGTGGGAAGGGCAGAATATACGAATTTCGGCTCAAGATTATCTATTAAAATTCTATTCAGAATTAGGTTTTGTAGATACAGGAAAAAAATATTTAGAGGATAATATCCCTCATACAGAAATGTATTTGGTCGATAAATAG
- a CDS encoding type III pantothenate kinase yields the protein MNLCIDVGNTQVKFGLYNAKGELCSFFRNPELTVEFLQTILTDFEVKNAILSSVRVENEAAFAFLEERLDKVLSLSPDVLVPIESVYETPKTLGNDRLAVVVGATVLYPNEGVLVVDAGTCITYDFITASGVYMGGSILPGINMRFRALHELTAKLPLIEAETLDVFIGTSTKTSIQTGIMQGVLHELKGFRTQYGRQFGNIRLIVTGGDASYFESQLKNEIFAQPNLVLIGLNKILDYNIQ from the coding sequence ATGAACCTCTGCATTGATGTAGGCAATACACAAGTTAAGTTTGGGCTTTATAATGCCAAAGGAGAATTATGTTCTTTTTTTCGGAATCCTGAATTAACCGTAGAATTCTTGCAGACAATTTTGACGGATTTTGAAGTGAAAAACGCTATCCTTTCTTCTGTTCGAGTAGAGAATGAAGCGGCATTTGCATTTTTAGAAGAGCGATTAGATAAAGTTCTATCACTTTCGCCTGATGTTTTAGTGCCAATTGAAAGTGTTTATGAAACCCCTAAAACCTTAGGGAATGATCGTTTAGCGGTTGTTGTGGGAGCAACAGTTTTGTACCCCAATGAGGGCGTTTTGGTAGTAGATGCAGGAACTTGTATTACCTATGACTTTATCACAGCCAGTGGTGTTTATATGGGGGGGAGTATTTTGCCAGGGATAAACATGCGTTTTAGAGCATTGCATGAATTGACAGCAAAATTACCGTTGATAGAAGCAGAAACATTGGATGTTTTTATCGGCACTTCAACCAAAACATCCATCCAAACAGGGATAATGCAGGGGGTACTGCACGAGCTCAAAGGATTTAGGACTCAATATGGGCGACAATTTGGCAATATTCGACTCATTGTAACAGGGGGAGATGCATCTTATTTTGAAAGTCAACTTAAAAATGAGATATTTGCGCAGCCTAATTTGGTTCTAATAGGTTTGAATAAAATTTTAGATTATAATATACAATAA